One genomic window of Monodelphis domestica isolate mMonDom1 chromosome 1, mMonDom1.pri, whole genome shotgun sequence includes the following:
- the GEMIN6 gene encoding gem-associated protein 6: MSDWMKKNPLEWQDYVYKEVRVTASEKNEYKGWVLTTDPVSASIVLVNFLEDGTVTVTGVMGHAVQTIEILNEDNQEVREKLIHMFMLEESKAYSPEDLEKRKLSLKTWLEKNHIPITEQGESQSTLCVAGVLTIEPPYGPEDCSSSNEIILSRVQDLIQGHLMAS, translated from the exons ATGAGTGACTGGATGAAGAAAAACCCATTAGAATGGCAAGACTATGTATATAAAGAAGTTAGAGTGACAGCCAGtgaaaagaatgaatataaagGATGGGTTTTAACAACAGACCCAGTCTCTGCTAG TATTGTCCTGGTGAATTTTCTGGAAGATGGCACCGTGACTGTGACTGGAGTCATGGGACATGCTGTGCAGACCATTGAAATTTTGAATGAAGACAACCAGGAAGTGAGAGAGAAACTGATTCATATGTTCATGCTAGAAGAGAGTAAGGCCTACAGCCCTGAGGACCTGGAAAAAAGGAAGCTCAGCCTGAAGACTTGGCTGGAGAAGAATCACATCCCCATCACTGAACAAGGAGAGTCACAAAGTACCCTCTGTGTTGCTGGGGTCCTGACCATAGAGCCACCCTATGGACCTGAAGACTGTAGCagttcaaatgaaattattttgtccAGAGTTCAGGATCTTATCCAGGGACATCTTATGGCTTCCTAG
- the LOC100011118 gene encoding tetratricopeptide repeat protein 39B-like: MRHIGYFFTVQENGCNLPFNYIIAPCIHSIFSPLWKANMVFPKKEIENEDDDHFEDAFEEIPIPTTIDLSQSIEESTTGLYLFLSNKFSEALDSLHPLSHKSMYHAIIYGTILVLRAFLTFNEKDIDMANTTIKEVLTTCNSFRRKSSVMNSMSRLIYKHEITVLKEEEIHAELCYAQSLSLKAAVALLKNETLFGFLKAGISFGLSYQIYKDCQELLLHLPNYYSETQKHFAGEIKFGIGTFNLLAALLPPKILPLFNFVGYTTSLELGLALLYEGASSSSINNIICLLALLIYYFYVAVSFGTDKKYKHDIENLLLSYLKKFPKCVFLGFFYGRLSMLKGNFDSAELKFQQCIFLQNEWKQLHHFCYWELMWCFIIQQEWYSAYHYAELLCQQSKWSRASYTYSKAVILTMLPDEFVKSTGEDIKSLFLNVESLKIKVLGHFLPVETFAILKSQRYSSITAWNRAQPVLELMYIWSGFRIMKKRRDLIALWLDLIDKEEEVLQKTPNKEYQLEDMCLMYLLKGLCLKFLCKYWRAELYFHRVIQNEKVIKYDTYLVPYAYYELGLLQYLRGEKNAAIKSINLIKNFKNFSMETRLQFRVHLALQQMTKKK; the protein is encoded by the coding sequence ATGAGACACATTGGTTACTTTTTCACCGTACAGGAAAACGGATGCAACCTTCCTTTCAATTATATCATTGCACCCTGTATACACTCTATTTTCTCTCCATTGTGGAAAGCAAATATGGTATTtcctaaaaaggaaatagaaaatgaggaCGACGACCACTTTGAAGATGCCTTTGAAGAAATTCCAATACCAACAACAATTGATCTTTCCCAATCAATAGAAGAAAGCACAAcaggattatatttatttctaagtAATAAATTCTCAGAAGCCTTGGATTCCCTTCATCCATTGTCTCATAAAAGCATGTATCATGCCATTATCTATGGCACTATTTTGGTTCTTCGGGCCTTCCTGACTTTTAATGAGAAAGATATAGATATGGCAAATACCACAATTAAGGAAGTTTTGACAACTTGTAACAGCTTCAGAAGAAAAAGCTCAGTGATGAATTCAATGTCTCGTCTAATTTACAAACATGAAATAACTGTGcttaaggaagaagaaattcaTGCAGAACTCTGCTATGCTCAAAGTTTATCCCTGAAAGCAGCAGTAGcacttttgaaaaatgaaactctGTTTGGTTTTCTTAAAGCTGGAATCAGTTTTGGACTAAGTTACCAAATCTATAAAGACTGTCAAGAGCTATTATTGCATTTACCAAACTATTACAGTGAAACCCAGAAACATTTTGCTGGAGAAATAAAATTTGGAATTGGAACATTCAATTTGTTAGCAGCACTTTTACCACCTAAGATCCTTccactttttaattttgttggttaTACTACCAGTTTGGAATTAGGTCTCGCTTTACTCTATGAAGGTGCATCATCTTCCAGTATTAACAACATCATATGTCTGTTAGCCTTGTTGATTTATTACTTTTATGTTGCTGTAAGTTTTGGTACTGATAAGAAATACAAGCATGATATCGAAAATCTCCTTTTAAGTTATCTCAAGAAGTTTCCAAAGTGTGTCTTCCTTGGCTTTTTCTATGGACGCTTAAGCATGCTGAAAGGAAATTTTGACTCTGCAGAGTTAAAATTTCAACAGTGcatttttttacaaaatgaatgGAAGCAGCTTCATCACTTCTGTTACTGGGAACTTATGTGGTGCTTCATTATCCAGCAGGAATGGTATTCTGCTTACCACTATGCAGAGCTACTCTGTCAACAAAGTAAGTGGTCCAGAGCTTCCTATACATACAGCAAAGCTGTCATTTTGACCATGCTTCCTGATGAATTTGTGAAATCAACAGGTGAGGATATAAAGTCTTTGTTCTTAAACGTAGAAAGCCTAAAAATAAAAGTGTTAGGGCATTTTCTCCCAGTGGAAACCTTTGCTATTCTGAAGTCCCAACGCTACAGTTCTATCACCGCCTGGAATAGAGCACAACCTGTTCTGGAGCTTATGTATATCTGGAGTGGTTTCCGAATTATGAAAAAAAGACGAGACCTCATTGCACTCTGGCTAGACCTAATTGATAAAGAAGAGGAAGTTTTGCAGAAAACTCCAAACAAAGAATATCAACTAGAAGACATGTGTTTGATGTATTTACTAAAAGGTCTATGCCTTAAATTCCTATGCAAATACTGGAGAGCTGAACTATACTTTCATCGTGttattcaaaatgaaaaagtaatcaaATATGATACATATTTGGTGCCATATGCATACTACGAACTGGGATTACTACAATATCTACGAGGAGAAAAGAATGCAGCAATAAAATCCATAAACCtcattaaaaactttaaaaacttttCCATGGAGACCAGGTTACAGTTTAGGGTTCATTTAGCCCTTCAgcaaatgactaaaaaaaaatga